The stretch of DNA TGGACATCGATGCCCTGGACATGGTGATCAACGTCGAGCTGGCGCGGGATTCGGAGATCCACATCCACCGCGTCGGCCGCACCGGCCGCGCCGGCGAGAAGGGCCTGGCGGTCAGCCTGGTGGCGCCGTCCGAGGCGCACCGTGCCCAGGCCATCGAGCAATTGCAGAAGTCGCCCTTGAACTGGGAACAGATCGACAGCCTGAAATCCCAGGGCGGCGGCCCGCTGCTGCCGGCCATGAGCACCCTGTGCATCGGCGCCGGGCGCAAGGACAAAGTGCGTCCGGGCGACATCCTCGGCGCCCTGACCGGTGAAGCCGGCATCCCCGGCACCCAGGTCGGCAAGATCGCGATTTTCGACTTCCAGGCCTATGTCGCCGTGGACCGCGGCATTGCCAAGCAGGCCCTGCAACGCCTGAACAGCGGCAAGATCAAGGGTCGTTCGCTGCGCGTGCGCATCCTGTAATACCACCGCGGCCAATGCCTGCTCTCCTGTAGGAGCGAGGCTTGCCCGCGATCAAGGCACCGCGGTCTGCCAGGTACAACCGCATCATCGTTCATCGCGGGCAAGCCTCGCTCCTACGGGAACGGGGTTGCCTCGACACTTGTGTGAGGACACCGTTTTGCGCTCTACCGAAGTCGTGATCATTGGCGCTGGCGCCGCAGGGTTGATGTGCGCGCTGACCGCGGCCGGCCGTGGCCGCCAGGTGCTGCTGCTGGACCACGCCAACAAGGCCGGCAAGAAGATCCTCATGTCCGGCGGCGGGCGCTGCAACTTCACCAATATGTACACCGAGCCGGGCAATTTCCTCTCGCACAACCCGCATTTCTGCAAGTCGGCCCTGGCCCGCTACACCCAGTGGGATTTCATCGGCCTGGTGGCCAAGCACGGCGTGCCGTACCACGAGAAAAAACTCGGCCAGCTGTTCTGCGACAACAAGTCCAGCGACATCCTCGGCATGCTGCTCGACGAGTGCGACCAGGTCGGCGTCCAACTGCACCTGGACACCTCGATCCAGCAGATCGAGAAGCTCGACAGCGGCTACCTGCTGGAAACCACCCTCGGCCAGCTCCAGTGCCAATCCCTGGTGATCGCCACCGGCGGCCTGTCGATTCCGACCCTGGGCGCCACCGGCTTCGGCTATCAGGTGGCCAGGCAGTTCGGCCACGAGCTGCTGCCGACCCGCGCGGGCCTGGTGCCGTTCACCATCACCGACCAGCTCAAGGAGCTGTGCGGCGAGCTGTCCGGCACCTCGGTGGACTGCCTGGTGAGCTGCAACGACATGAGCTTTCGCGAGAACATCCTGTTCACCCACCGAGGCCTGAGCGGTCCGGCGATCCTGCAGATTTCCTCGTTCTGGGAATCCGGCGACACGGTGGAGATCAACCTGCTGCCGGACCACGACGCCGCAAGCTGGCTGCAACAGCAACAGGCCGAACGCCCGAACAGCGAGCTGAAGACCCTGCTCGGCGAGATCTTCACCAAGAAGATGGCCGGCCTGCTGGCAGACAACTGGTTCGTCTCCAAACCGATGAAGCAGTACACCCACGCCGAACTGGCGCAGATCGCCGAGCAACTGGCGTGCTGGAAAGTGGTCCCGGCCGGCACCGAGGGTTATCGCACCGCCGAAGTGACCCTGGGCGGCGTCGACACTCGCGAGGTGTCGTCCAAGACCATGGAGTCGCTGAAGAGCCCAGGGCTGTATTTCATCGGCGAGGTGCTGGACGTCACCGGCCACCTGGGCGGCTTCAACTTCCAGTGGGCATGGGCCTCCGGCTACGCGGCCGCACAGTACGTCTGATCCGCCGTTCACCTGGCCTGTAGCCTCTGCCCCAGGAGCCGCAGAACCGGCCACTGCGGTGGGACAGGCCGAACACAGTCGCCTGTTATGCGGCCGCTGCGCGCCCGATCGCAGCCTCGCGGGGCTCGGCAGCGGCTACAAGGTTTCCCCATTTCCTGTAGCCGCTGCCGCAGGCTGCGATCGACCCGAAGGGGCGCTGCGATCTGACGCCTCCCTGAAGTCCTGCGGACCTATCGCAGCCTTCGGCAGCGGCTACAGGTACCGATGAAGATCAGCGGGAACAGAATTTGCTGTCGGATGTGACGACCCCATTGCGCGGTCGTCAATACTGGCTCAATTTAGCGGCATCGCCCCGGAAGGCTTTCTCACTTCATGTCATCGACCAGCTTTCGTCAGTCACTGCGGCGCCTTTGGGCGCTGGATAAATTCAGCTACAGCGTGCGGGTGTTCATCGCTCTGACCGGGAGCATGGCGCTGTGCTGGTACCAGGACGAAATGGCCTTGCTGATCCCCTTGTTCCTGGGGATTATCGCCAGCGCCCTGGCCGAGACCGACGACAGCTGGCAAGGCCGGATCAATGCCCTGGCCGTGACCCTGGTGTGTTTCAGCGTCGCTGCCCTTTCCGTCGAACTGTTGTTCCCCTACCCCTGGATCTTCGTCATCGCCCTGGCGCTGGCCAGCTTTGGCCTGACCATGCTCGGCGCCCTGGGCGAACGTTACGGGGCGATTGCCTCCGCAACCCTGATCCTGTCGGTCTACACCATGATCGGCGTGGACCAGCGCGGCGGCGCCGTCACCGACTTCTGGCACGAACCGCTGCTGTTGGTGGCCGGTGCCGCCTGGTACGGCCTGCTGTCGGTACTCTGGCAGGCGATGTTTTCCAACCAACCGGTGCAGCAGAGCCTGGCACGCCTGTTCCGCGAGCTGGGCTATTACCTCAAGCTCAAGTCGTCGCTGTTCGAGCCGATCCGCCAGCTGGACGTGGAAGCACGCCGGCTGGAACTGGCGCAGCAGAACGGCCGGGTAGTGGCGGCCCTGAACGCCGCCAAGGAAATCATCCTGCACCGGGTCGGCAACGGCCGGCCGGGCTCGAAAGTCAGCCGCTACCTGAAGCTGTACTTCCTCGCCCAGGACATCCACGAACGCGCCAGCTCGTCCCACTACCCCTACAACGCCCTGGCCGATGCGTTCTTCCACAGCGACGTACTGTTCCGCTGCCAGCGCCTGCTGCGCCAGCAGGGCAAGGCTTGCCGGGCCCTGGGCGAATCCATCCAGCTGCGCCAGCCCTTCGTCTACGACGCCAGCTTCGCCGAGGCCCTGAGCGACCTGCACGCCTCCCTGGAACACCTGCGCATCCAGAGCAACCCGGCCTGGCGCGGCCTGCTGCGTTCGCTGCGGGCGCTGGCCGCCAACCTCGGCACCCTCGACCGCCTGCTCAGTGACGCCAGCAACCCCGACGCCCTCGCCGACGCCACCGACAGCAGCCTGCTGGACCGTTCGCCGCGCAACCTCAAGGACGTCTGGACCCGCCTGCGCACCCAGCTGACCCCGACATCGCTGCTGTTTCGCCACGCCCTGCGCCTGCCCCTGGCCCTGAGCATCGGCTACGGCATGGTGCACCTGATACACCCCTCCCAGGGTTACTGGATCATCCTCACCACCCTGTTCGTCTGCCAGCCGAACTATGGCGCCACGCGGCGCAAGCTGGGCCAGCGAATCATCGGCACCGCCATCGGCCTGGTGGTCGCCTGGGCGCTGTTCGACCTGTTCCCCAGCCCGCTGGTGCAGTCGCTGTTCGCGATTGCCGCCGGGGTGGTGTTCTTTACCAACCGCACCACCCGCTACACCCTGGCCACCGGCGCCATCACCATCATGGTGCTGTTCTGCTTCAACCAGGTGGGCGACGGCTACGGGCTGTTGCTGCCGCGCCTGTTCGATACCCTGCTGGGCAGCCTGATCGCCGGCCTGGCGGTGTTCCTGTTCCTGCCGGACTGGCAGGGCCGACGCCTGAACAAGGTGCTGGCCAATACCCTGACCTGCAACAGCATCTACCTGCGGCAGATCATGCAGCAGTACGCGGCCGGCAAGAGCGACGACCTGGCTTACCGCCTGGCCCGGCGCAACGCCCACAACGCCGACGCGGCGCTGTCCACCACCCTGGCCAACATGCTGATGGAGCCCGGGCATTTCCGTAAGGAAGCGGACGTGGGCTTTCGCTTCCTGGTGCTCTCGCACACCCTGCTCAGTTACCTCTCCGGCCTCGGCGCGCATCGGGAAACCCAGCTGCCGGCGGAAGTCCGCGAGCACCTGATCGGCGGGGCCGGGGTCAGCCTGGCCAGCAGCATCGATGAAATCGCCCAGGGCCTGGCGAGCAAGCAGCCGGTGGCGATCCAGAGCGATGCCGAAGAGGCCCTGGCCAATGAGCTGGAGCAGATGCCGGACGAAATCGATGAAGGCCAGCGGCTGGTGCAGACCCAACTGGCGCTGATCTGCCGCCAACTGGGCCCCTTGCGGACCCTGGCGGCGCATCTGATCAAGGACACCGGCGAAGAACAGGCCGCGTAGCCGCTGCCGCAGGCTGCGATCGCCTCCGCAGGAGGCGCAAGCTTTCAAGAACGCCACAGAGGTTTCGGCCTCGGCGCCAGCCTGCTGCAGCAGCTTTAATGGCGCCGTTTCACATCCCGTGCTGGCGCAGCAAGCGGTCGTAGCTGCCGTCGGCTTTCATCGCCTCGATCTCTCGATCGAACCCCGCCACGATCTGCGCATGTGCGGGGTTCTTCAGGCTGACCAGGATATGCAGGCCGTTCTCGCTCAGGGAATTGGGCAGGAACTCCACCGCGTTACGCACCCGCGGCGACTCCCGCGCCAGGTAATAGCGGGCAACGTACTCGTCCTCCAGGGTCAGCTTGACCCGGTTGGCTGCCAGCATGCGCACCGCCATCGCGAAGTTGTGCACCAGGACCTTCTGCAGCTCTGGATCGTTGTCAAAATCGGGGGAGTAGGCATAACCGCGCACCACCGCGATGGGGTACTGGTGCAGTTGCTTGAGGGTGGTGTATTCGATGGGGGCATCCTTGCGCCGGATGAAACGCACCCGATTGACCAGGTACTCCGAGGAGAATTGCCCCAGCTGGGTACGGGCCTCATTGAACCAGGCATTCACCAGCACGTCGTAACGCCCCTCGCCGACGCCAAGCAAGGCCCGCGCCCAGGGCACCTGTTCGAACTCGCTGGCATAACCGGCCCGCGCCAGCGCGGTGCTGACGATGTCGGTGGCCAGCCCGCCGTTGACCAGCGTCGCATCCGTGAAGGGTGGCCAGGCGTCGGCGACCAATCGCAATTTTTCCGCATAAGCGCTCTGGCCCAGCAACAGCAATCCGATCAAAGCAAAGGCTCGATGCAATCGCGGCATGCTAAAAGATCCTTAGCGGGCGGACAGCCCTGCGTGTTTTTTGCCCAGACTCGAGGTTCTCCGGCCGGTGGACGGCCGCGACCCAGCTCCTAACAGTAGCTTATGGGCGCCACTGCACAGCGCTTCAGCGCAGATTACACAAAGAAGACCGCCACGAACCAATGCGATGATGGCATTTTGACCTACCTCACAGAAACGCCACTCCAGCGCCAGACAAGACAAGCCACCCGCCAGGCGCTTAACATCCGGGCACCGCTTTCCAAAGGATGAAACGATGACAATCGAATGGGTCTGCAAACACCACACCGATCTGGGCAAGGAGCAGTTGTACGCGATCCTGCAGTTGCGTACCGAAGTCTTCGTGGTCGAGCAGAAATGCGCCTACCAGGAAGTCGATGGCCAGGACCTGGAAGGCGACACCTGCCACCTGATGGCCTGGGATGATGACCAGCTGGTGGCTTATCTGCGCCTGCTCGACCCGACCTCCCAGGGCGGCGACGTGGTCATCGGCCGCGTGGTGATCGCCCCGCAAGCGCGGGGCAAGGGGCTGGGCCATGAACTGATGGAGCACGCCCTGAAACAGGCGCAGAAACACTGGCCGCACACGCCGATCTATCTGTCGGCCCAGGCGCATTTGCAGGGGTATTACGGGCGCTACGGCTTCAACGTCGTGGGCGAGGAGTATCTGGAAGACGATATCCCCCATATCGGCATGCGCCGGGCCTGACAGGACAATCGCAAGCCTGCTGGCGCCAGCGGGCTTGCATTCAGATCGAGTCCCTCAGGGATACTCCAGCACCGTCTTGATCCGCGACAGGTTCGCCTCGATCCAGCCCTTGTCGATCGCGCCCCAGCTTTTGATCCGATAGCTGCCGGCATGATTGCGCGCGCCGTCCTGCTGCTCGAACTCACAGACGATATCCAGATCCGCCAGGGCGGCGATGGTGTCCTGCGCCGTGCGCCGCGGCATGCCGGTGGCCTCGGTCAGGGCCGGGACATTGCTGGCCAGGTCGCTGTCGATCAGGTACGCCACATACAGCCGGCGGTAAAAGCTGCTCTTGGTCTTGCTCACGTCCATCGCCCGTTCCTTGTACAGGGTTACTCGGAACCACCTGCCCTGGCTTGCAGGTCGCGCCAGGTCAGGTAGACCCGCAGGTCGAATTCCAGTTGGTGATAGCCCGGCAGCATGTGCTCGCAGAGCTTATAGAACGCCTTGTTGTGCTCGCTTTCCTTGAAGTGCGCCAGCTCGTGGACAACGATCATGCGCAGGAACTCCGGCGCCGCCTCCTTGAACAGCGAAGCGATGCGGATTTCCTTCTTGGCCTTGAGCTTGCCGCCCTGGACCCGCGAGATCGTGGTGTGCAGCCCCAGGGCGCGGTGCGTCAGGTCCAGGCGGTTGTCGAACAGCACCTTGTCGATGGCCGGGGCGTTGCGCAGGTACTCCTGCTTCAACTCCAGGGCATAGCCGTACAGCGCCTTGTCACTCTGCACCCCGTGCTTGCCGGGGTACCGCTGGCTCAGGTAATCGCCCAGCCGCCCTTGCGCAATCAGCTGGCGCACTTGCTCTTGCAGGGTGGCAGGATAGGCCTGGAGGTATTTCAACGCGGTCATGGGGCGCCAATGCAATCACGAAAGGCCGCCAGTGTAGCGAATTCAACCCGGCAACGCGCTCCAGTCGAAAGGCTCGGCAAAGCGCTCGGCATCCGCGGCGATCAACGGCCGGGCCACCAGGAAGCCCTGCACGTACTCGCAGCCGTTGGCCTGCAGCCAGCGGTACTGCTCCAGGGTCTCCACGCCCTCGGCGATCACCAGCACGCCGAACGCCTTGCACAGGTCGATCACGCAGCGCGCCAGCGCCGCATCCCGTGCCGAATCCGGCAACCTGGCGATCAGGTGACGGTCGAGCTTGAGGGTATCGAGCTGCAGATCCCGCAGGTGGGCCAGCGAACAGGCGCCCGAACCGAAGTCATCCAGCGCCACCCGCACCCCGAGACTGCGCAACAGGCGCAGCTGCTTGCGCGACTCGTCGAGGTTCTGGGTCAGGGCGTCTTCGGTGATCTCGACCTCCAACTGCCGAGGTTCCAGGCCATGACGCTCCAGGACCTGGCGCAGTTCGGTGGCGAGGTTCGGCATGGCGAACTGGGTGCCGCTCAAACTCACACCCAGCACGGTCTGCTCGGCGAACAGCGTTTTCCAGGACGCCCGCTGGCTCGCACTCTGCTGATAGATCCAGCTCCCCAGGCGGCTGATCAGCCGCGCCTCCTCCAGCAGCGGCAGAAACAACCCCGGCGGCACATCGCCAACGCTCGGATGCCGCCAACGCAACAGGGCTTCAAAACCGCGCAGGCGCCCATCGGCAATCGCCACCTGGGGCTGGTACACCAGGTTGAACTCCTTGTGCTCGACCGCGCTGCGCACGCTTTCCTCGAGCATCAGCCGCGAGCGGGCACGGCCGTTCATTTCGTGGTCGTAATAACGATATTGCTGGCGCCCGGCACGCTTGGACTCGTACATGGCGATGTCCGCCGCGCGCATCAGGCCATCCAGATTGGAACCGCAATCGGGGTAGATGGCGATACCGATACTGGCCCCCAGCGCGACCTCCAGGCCATCGAACTGCTGACAGATCGATATGCGCTCGATGAGCTTCTCGGAAATCTTCGCCGCCTGTTCCGGAAACTCCAGCTCCAGCAAAGCGGTGAACTCATCGCCGCCTATGCGCGCCAGGATGTCGAAGGAACGCAGGCAGGCCTTTATCTGTTCGGACACCCAGCGCAGCACCCGGTCCCCCGCATCATGCCCCAGGGAGTCGTTGACCCGCTTGAAACCGTCCAGGTCCAGGTACAGCAGCACCAGCGACTTGTCGGAGCGCTCGCTGCGCAACAACAGGCTTTCCACGGTCTGGTAGAAGCCACGACGGTTGAGCAGGCCGGTCAGCGGATCGGTCACTGCCTGGTATTCCAGTTGCTGGTGCAGATGACGGACTTCCGACATGTCGAGCAGGGTCACCACCATCGCCTTCTGCTCGCTCGGCAGTGGCGCGCAGGACAACGCCACCGACACCTGCTGGCCCGGAGCCGTACGCAACGTGGCGTCGTGCAGGCGGTAGGTCTCGCCCTTGCGATAGCTGGCATACAGCTCGGATTCGGCCCACTGCGGCACATGGGGCTTTTGCAGATAGTCGAGCAGCCACGCCCCCTCCAGCTCATTCACCGGAGCGTTGAGCAAGCGTGAAATCGCCGGATTGGCAAAGCGGATGACCCCGCCCTCATCCACCACCAGAATCCCCTCCGCCGCGTTCTCCAGCACCGAGGCATTGAAGGCCCTGGCACTCTCCAGGTCATGGCTCAGGCGCTGCAGTGCGCGGCGATTGCGTTGCTGCTCCAGTAGCGCCTGTACCTTGGGCTTGAGAATCTGCGGATCGAACGGCTTGAACAGATAATCCACCGCGCCGCTGGCGTAGCCCTTGATCACCGCGTCCTTGGACTGCTCGTTGGCGGTGAGGAAAATGATCGGGGTCAGGCGGGTTCGCTGGCTGCCGCGCATCAGGCGGGCGACTTCGAAACCGTCCATTTCCGGCATCTGTACATCCAGCAACACCAGATCGATGTCGTGTTCCAGTAACAGACCCAGGGCCTCGACACCCGAGGCGGCGGTCATGACCTGCCAGTCGTGGCGCTGCAGGAGTGCACGCATGCTGAGCAGATTTTCGGGGTAATCATCAACAATCAGTAAGACCGAGCGGGCTTCACCTGGCCGAGTTTGCGCGCATTCCATGCTGCTTCTCTTGTCTGTGTAGGGTCGGCCTGCGAACAAGACCGGACAAATACTGAGACTTCACTCTAGACCTGGATCCAATAAAGCAGAAGCTGTCACAGCGCCATCATTTAGCCAAAGCCCGAGGCACCCGACTAACGGTCAGCCCCATAGCTGCTGAAACCGCTGGAGGCGTTTTTTCGACAGATGGTTGACGCCAATTATCCGCCGGACGGGCATTAACAAAAGTCCCTTCTACGCTTATAAAGATCGCCTTCAAAAGCGCAGGCTAAAGCCTTTGTCGGTTTTTTATCCGGCATCAAATCGGGAAGCTTTGACTATGATCGACCTCGCAACCTGGAATCTGAGCATTCCCGAAGGCAGTCCACCGGCGACTATCGACACCCCCCGACTGGTGGAGGGCTTCAAGGATCAATATTTCCATTCCGACACCGGCACCCTGTTCTTCTGGTCGCCCGTCACCGGTTCCCGCACCGCCAACGCCATCTACCCGCGCAGCGAACTGCGTGAAACCTACTCCAACGGCACCCTGAAGAACTGGACCTACCCGGAAGCCGACAACCTGCTCTACGCCACCCTGGCGGTGAACCAGGTGCCGTCCACGGGCAAGATCGTCATCGGCCAGATCCACGCCTACAACAGCACCAAGCCCCTGGTGAAGGTCGAGTACCAGTACAAGACCACCACCCAGAGCGGCAACATAGTCGCCAAGGTCCGCATGCATCCGGACGATACCGATAGCCGGGTGATCATCGTCGCCGAAAACGTGCCGCTGGATCGCGAGTTCTCCTACCTGATCCACCTGAGCCCGGGCGGTGCCCTGGGCGTCAGCGCCGCGGGCTATCAATGGGACACCCAGCTCAGCAGCACCTGGCGCGACAAGCCGCTGTACTTCAAGGCCGGGGTGTATGTGCAGGACAACACCGGCTACACCACCGAAGGCGGCAAGGTGACCTTCTACAGGCTGGATATCGATCACAACGAAACCTGATCTTCTGTAGGAGCGAGGCTTGCCCGCGCGACATCCATGGCGAATGTCAGGCCCTCGTCGCGGGCAAGCCTCGCTCCTGCACGATGAGGTGTTTGCCACAGGCACAAAAAAGCCCGCATCGCTGCGGGCTTTTTCGTTCAACACAAAGGCTTAGTTGACCTTGGCGTTCAGCTCACCTTTGAGGTAACGCTGGAACATCGCTTCCAGGGAGATCGGCTTGATCTTCGAGGCGTTGCCAGCGGTGCCGAAGGCTTCGTAACGGGCGATGCACACGTCGCGCATGGCGGTCACGGTGGCGCCGAAGAACTTGCGCGGGTCGAACTCGCTCGGGTTGGTGGCCATCAGGCGACGCATCGCACCGGTGGACGCCAGGCGCAGGTCGGTGTCGATGTTGACCTTGCGCACGCCGTACTTGATGCCTTCGACGATTTCTTCAACCGGCACGCCGTAGGTTTCTTTGATGTCGCCGCCGTATTGGTTGATGATCGCCAGCCACTCTTGCGGAACCGAAGACGAACCGTGCATCACCAGGTGGGTGTTGGGGATGCGCTTGTGGATCTCTTTGATGCGGTCGATGGCCAGTACGTCGCCGGTAGGCGGCTTGGTGAACTTGTAGGCACCGTGGCTGGTACCGATGGCGATGGCCAGGGCGTCGACCTGGGTCTTCTTGACGAAGTCCGCGGCTTCTTCCGGGTCGGTCAGCATCTGGCTGTGGTCCAGCACG from Pseudomonas chlororaphis subsp. chlororaphis encodes:
- a CDS encoding GNAT family N-acetyltransferase, translated to MTIEWVCKHHTDLGKEQLYAILQLRTEVFVVEQKCAYQEVDGQDLEGDTCHLMAWDDDQLVAYLRLLDPTSQGGDVVIGRVVIAPQARGKGLGHELMEHALKQAQKHWPHTPIYLSAQAHLQGYYGRYGFNVVGEEYLEDDIPHIGMRRA
- a CDS encoding winged helix-turn-helix domain-containing protein, with translation MDVSKTKSSFYRRLYVAYLIDSDLASNVPALTEATGMPRRTAQDTIAALADLDIVCEFEQQDGARNHAGSYRIKSWGAIDKGWIEANLSRIKTVLEYP
- a CDS encoding polysaccharide lyase family 7 protein, which gives rise to MIDLATWNLSIPEGSPPATIDTPRLVEGFKDQYFHSDTGTLFFWSPVTGSRTANAIYPRSELRETYSNGTLKNWTYPEADNLLYATLAVNQVPSTGKIVIGQIHAYNSTKPLVKVEYQYKTTTQSGNIVAKVRMHPDDTDSRVIIVAENVPLDREFSYLIHLSPGGALGVSAAGYQWDTQLSSTWRDKPLYFKAGVYVQDNTGYTTEGGKVTFYRLDIDHNET
- a CDS encoding BaiN/RdsA family NAD(P)/FAD-dependent oxidoreductase — encoded protein: MRSTEVVIIGAGAAGLMCALTAAGRGRQVLLLDHANKAGKKILMSGGGRCNFTNMYTEPGNFLSHNPHFCKSALARYTQWDFIGLVAKHGVPYHEKKLGQLFCDNKSSDILGMLLDECDQVGVQLHLDTSIQQIEKLDSGYLLETTLGQLQCQSLVIATGGLSIPTLGATGFGYQVARQFGHELLPTRAGLVPFTITDQLKELCGELSGTSVDCLVSCNDMSFRENILFTHRGLSGPAILQISSFWESGDTVEINLLPDHDAASWLQQQQAERPNSELKTLLGEIFTKKMAGLLADNWFVSKPMKQYTHAELAQIAEQLACWKVVPAGTEGYRTAEVTLGGVDTREVSSKTMESLKSPGLYFIGEVLDVTGHLGGFNFQWAWASGYAAAQYV
- a CDS encoding substrate-binding periplasmic protein encodes the protein MPRLHRAFALIGLLLLGQSAYAEKLRLVADAWPPFTDATLVNGGLATDIVSTALARAGYASEFEQVPWARALLGVGEGRYDVLVNAWFNEARTQLGQFSSEYLVNRVRFIRRKDAPIEYTTLKQLHQYPIAVVRGYAYSPDFDNDPELQKVLVHNFAMAVRMLAANRVKLTLEDEYVARYYLARESPRVRNAVEFLPNSLSENGLHILVSLKNPAHAQIVAGFDREIEAMKADGSYDRLLRQHGM
- a CDS encoding putative bifunctional diguanylate cyclase/phosphodiesterase — translated: MECAQTRPGEARSVLLIVDDYPENLLSMRALLQRHDWQVMTAASGVEALGLLLEHDIDLVLLDVQMPEMDGFEVARLMRGSQRTRLTPIIFLTANEQSKDAVIKGYASGAVDYLFKPFDPQILKPKVQALLEQQRNRRALQRLSHDLESARAFNASVLENAAEGILVVDEGGVIRFANPAISRLLNAPVNELEGAWLLDYLQKPHVPQWAESELYASYRKGETYRLHDATLRTAPGQQVSVALSCAPLPSEQKAMVVTLLDMSEVRHLHQQLEYQAVTDPLTGLLNRRGFYQTVESLLLRSERSDKSLVLLYLDLDGFKRVNDSLGHDAGDRVLRWVSEQIKACLRSFDILARIGGDEFTALLELEFPEQAAKISEKLIERISICQQFDGLEVALGASIGIAIYPDCGSNLDGLMRAADIAMYESKRAGRQQYRYYDHEMNGRARSRLMLEESVRSAVEHKEFNLVYQPQVAIADGRLRGFEALLRWRHPSVGDVPPGLFLPLLEEARLISRLGSWIYQQSASQRASWKTLFAEQTVLGVSLSGTQFAMPNLATELRQVLERHGLEPRQLEVEITEDALTQNLDESRKQLRLLRSLGVRVALDDFGSGACSLAHLRDLQLDTLKLDRHLIARLPDSARDAALARCVIDLCKAFGVLVIAEGVETLEQYRWLQANGCEYVQGFLVARPLIAADAERFAEPFDWSALPG
- the fba gene encoding class II fructose-bisphosphate aldolase (catalyzes the reversible aldol condensation of dihydroxyacetonephosphate and glyceraldehyde 3-phosphate in the Calvin cycle, glycolysis, and/or gluconeogenesis); amino-acid sequence: MALISMRQMLDHAAEFGYGVPAFNVNNLEQMRAIMEAADKTDSPVIVQASAGARKYAGAPFLRHLILAAIEEFPHIPVCMHQDHGTSPDVCQRSIQLGFSSVMMDGSLGEDGKTPTDYEYNVRVTQQTVAMAHACGVSVEGELGCLGSLETGMAGEEDGIGAEGVLDHSQMLTDPEEAADFVKKTQVDALAIAIGTSHGAYKFTKPPTGDVLAIDRIKEIHKRIPNTHLVMHGSSSVPQEWLAIINQYGGDIKETYGVPVEEIVEGIKYGVRKVNIDTDLRLASTGAMRRLMATNPSEFDPRKFFGATVTAMRDVCIARYEAFGTAGNASKIKPISLEAMFQRYLKGELNAKVN
- a CDS encoding M48 metallopeptidase family protein, whose translation is MTALKYLQAYPATLQEQVRQLIAQGRLGDYLSQRYPGKHGVQSDKALYGYALELKQEYLRNAPAIDKVLFDNRLDLTHRALGLHTTISRVQGGKLKAKKEIRIASLFKEAAPEFLRMIVVHELAHFKESEHNKAFYKLCEHMLPGYHQLEFDLRVYLTWRDLQARAGGSE
- the yccS gene encoding YccS family putative transporter; protein product: MSSTSFRQSLRRLWALDKFSYSVRVFIALTGSMALCWYQDEMALLIPLFLGIIASALAETDDSWQGRINALAVTLVCFSVAALSVELLFPYPWIFVIALALASFGLTMLGALGERYGAIASATLILSVYTMIGVDQRGGAVTDFWHEPLLLVAGAAWYGLLSVLWQAMFSNQPVQQSLARLFRELGYYLKLKSSLFEPIRQLDVEARRLELAQQNGRVVAALNAAKEIILHRVGNGRPGSKVSRYLKLYFLAQDIHERASSSHYPYNALADAFFHSDVLFRCQRLLRQQGKACRALGESIQLRQPFVYDASFAEALSDLHASLEHLRIQSNPAWRGLLRSLRALAANLGTLDRLLSDASNPDALADATDSSLLDRSPRNLKDVWTRLRTQLTPTSLLFRHALRLPLALSIGYGMVHLIHPSQGYWIILTTLFVCQPNYGATRRKLGQRIIGTAIGLVVAWALFDLFPSPLVQSLFAIAAGVVFFTNRTTRYTLATGAITIMVLFCFNQVGDGYGLLLPRLFDTLLGSLIAGLAVFLFLPDWQGRRLNKVLANTLTCNSIYLRQIMQQYAAGKSDDLAYRLARRNAHNADAALSTTLANMLMEPGHFRKEADVGFRFLVLSHTLLSYLSGLGAHRETQLPAEVREHLIGGAGVSLASSIDEIAQGLASKQPVAIQSDAEEALANELEQMPDEIDEGQRLVQTQLALICRQLGPLRTLAAHLIKDTGEEQAA